GGGTTGTTCACGGTGCAGCTCTCACCGTTCTCGTTGCCCGTGTTGTTGACCGCGACGACCTTGCCGGTGGCCGTGTCGATCACGGGCGAGCCGGAGGTGCCGCCGATCGTGTTGCACGCCGAGGTGTAGCGGACCGAGTCCTTCCAGGTCCAGTCGCCCTCCTTCATGCGGTAGACGAAGCCGTCGACGCTGCAGTTGTAGATCCGCTTCCAGTACCCCGAGACCACGCTGATCGACGAACCCTGCACCGGGTGGGCGTCGTTGAGGGTCAGGGCGCTGATGCCGTACGTGCTCTGTATCTGCGCGTACGTCTTGGTCAGCTGGTAGATGGAGATGTCCGTGTCGGTCATCGTGCCGTACGCGATCTTGCTGGCGCGGAGGGTGCCGACGCCGGTGCCGGCCGAGTTGAGCAGCGTGAACGAGCGGGTGGAGCGCTTGTTCATGACGACCTGGCCGGGCGTCGGGAAGCCCGTCTCCAGGCAGTGCCCGTTGGAGAGGACGAGCGCGGGGTCGCTCGGCAGGGAGCTGGGCGTGCGGACGACGGAGCCGGAACAGTTGCTGAGCGCGACCGTTCCCGCGAAGTCGACGGCGGCCACGGCCGGTGCCTGCGCGACCGTCTCCCGGGGTGCGGAGGCCGCGGCCGGGACCGCCGCCGCTCCTGTCAGGAGCAGGGCGAGCAGGGCGCCGGCGAGAGGCTTCTTCATGTGGGGGTTCCCCTCTGAATGACCATGCAACCGAGAATCCTTCGGTTGTCATGTGCATTCTTGGAAGGGAGGTGCCCAAGTGGCAAGAGGGCGTGCGGCGTTGAGGGGAGGCGCGTGTGTCAAGCGGGTCGGCGAGATGATCACTCGTTCGTGAGTTCCGCCGTCGTCCTCGCACGTCAGGCGCAAGGCTGGAAGGAGTG
The DNA window shown above is from Streptomyces vietnamensis and carries:
- a CDS encoding S1 family peptidase; its protein translation is MKKPLAGALLALLLTGAAAVPAAASAPRETVAQAPAVAAVDFAGTVALSNCSGSVVRTPSSLPSDPALVLSNGHCLETGFPTPGQVVMNKRSTRSFTLLNSAGTGVGTLRASKIAYGTMTDTDISIYQLTKTYAQIQSTYGISALTLNDAHPVQGSSISVVSGYWKRIYNCSVDGFVYRMKEGDWTWKDSVRYTSACNTIGGTSGSPVIDTATGKVVAVNNTGNENGESCTVNNPCEIDESGAVTVRQGINYAQETYIIVPCIGPGNVIDLNRAGCTLPKP